Proteins from a single region of Brevinema andersonii:
- a CDS encoding glycosyltransferase family 2 protein, translated as MEKFSFEDLNQILIKVPDLYKKKKLSVLMPFYNEQKLIVNNVYEVANLLRSWNWNFEIVASDDGSTDNGAQELNDIKSEIPELIIVSSPRNFGKGRALLSAYEASSGDYILFLDADLELSTQHIPYFFLRMIETNADVVIGSKQDPKSNLYYPLFRKLMSGIYFFIIKILFHLPIQDTQTGIKLFKREILDISLPYLLVKRFAFDVELLTLCYRQGAKIVSAPILLNFVRGNDTRMNFDTVLHVIKDTLAVFWRIHTGFWQTYQTGRQNLKYAAVFVGGKAMVYNVDSFFVEGLDNLKDLMPQLADYDAVIFLKNNMELPSFAKSSLDRIFVDSQIQAVYPLLYSSVEQGLSFFRYSMLANIFFYAGYYPHYRPVRQKFIVSLLSISLDKCVVRRTYLEQLLKKYQNIHISEVTVDYSKTVHSPYFFLNVLIPDKNQEWNDLLEGEMHLIDSVKRSIHYLLWTLYAVGLFIFLWGFWWGIILFLAVEFAIFGWSVFGLGIRRGIPFYGMFCSERMKLFFRSKNNLKIIILRFFKK; from the coding sequence ATGGAGAAATTCTCATTTGAGGATTTAAATCAAATTCTTATTAAAGTTCCTGATTTATATAAAAAGAAAAAGTTATCTGTTTTAATGCCATTTTATAACGAGCAGAAACTCATTGTCAACAATGTTTATGAAGTTGCGAATTTATTGCGTTCTTGGAATTGGAATTTTGAAATTGTTGCTTCAGATGATGGTTCTACTGATAATGGGGCTCAAGAGCTTAATGATATTAAGTCTGAAATTCCTGAATTAATTATTGTTTCATCGCCGCGCAATTTTGGTAAAGGTAGGGCTTTGTTGTCTGCTTATGAAGCTTCTTCCGGGGATTATATATTATTTTTGGATGCTGATTTGGAGCTTTCAACTCAGCATATTCCTTATTTTTTTCTTAGAATGATTGAAACGAATGCTGATGTCGTGATAGGAAGCAAACAAGACCCTAAATCAAATTTATATTATCCTTTGTTCAGAAAATTGATGAGTGGAATTTATTTTTTTATTATTAAAATATTGTTTCATTTGCCTATTCAGGATACGCAAACAGGTATTAAACTGTTTAAGCGTGAAATTTTAGATATTAGTCTACCTTATCTTTTGGTGAAGCGTTTTGCTTTCGATGTTGAACTTTTGACTCTTTGTTATAGGCAGGGTGCAAAAATTGTTTCTGCGCCGATTCTGCTGAATTTTGTCCGTGGAAACGACACCAGAATGAATTTTGATACAGTTCTTCATGTTATTAAAGATACTTTAGCGGTCTTTTGGCGGATTCATACGGGGTTCTGGCAAACCTATCAAACAGGACGGCAGAATCTAAAATATGCTGCTGTTTTTGTTGGCGGTAAAGCTATGGTTTATAATGTGGATTCCTTTTTTGTAGAGGGGTTAGATAATCTTAAAGATCTGATGCCCCAGCTGGCAGATTATGATGCGGTTATATTCCTCAAAAATAATATGGAATTACCTTCTTTTGCAAAAAGTAGTCTTGATAGGATTTTCGTTGATTCACAGATTCAAGCTGTGTATCCTTTATTATATTCTTCTGTTGAACAAGGGCTTAGTTTTTTTCGTTATTCTATGCTTGCTAACATTTTTTTTTATGCGGGATACTATCCTCATTACCGGCCGGTACGTCAAAAATTTATTGTTTCACTGTTATCTATTTCACTAGATAAATGTGTAGTACGTCGAACATATCTAGAACAGCTTCTCAAAAAATATCAAAATATCCATATTTCTGAGGTAACAGTTGATTATTCTAAAACCGTGCATAGTCCATATTTTTTTCTAAATGTTTTGATTCCTGATAAAAATCAGGAATGGAATGATCTGTTAGAAGGTGAAATGCATTTAATAGATTCTGTGAAAAGAAGTATCCATTATTTATTATGGACTTTATATGCTGTTGGATTGTTTATTTTTTTGTGGGGATTTTGGTGGGGAATAATTCTATTTTTAGCGGTTGAATTTGCTATTTTTGGTTGGTCAGTTTTTGGTTTGGGTATTAGAAGGGGAATTCCATTTTATGGGATGTTTTGCTCAGAAAGAATGAAACTATTTTTTAGATCGAAAAATAATCTTAAAATAATAATATTGCGTTTTTTTAAAAAATAA
- a CDS encoding ZIP family metal transporter: protein MDWFYNLGPVVQALIGTLFTWMMTAAGAALVFFFNTLNKKILNGMLGFAAGVMIAASYWSLLAPAIALSEELGGIPWIPAVVGFLLGGLFLWVLDRTLPHLHSNLDISQAEGMKTSWRRTTLLISSITLHNIPEGLAVGVAFGAASAGLEGYSIGSAIALAIGIGIQNFPEGAAVSVPLRRENWTHRKSFMYGQLSGVVEPIAGILGALLAIALRPTLPYALSFAAGAMIYVVIEELIPEAQSSKDTDSATYGAMIGFAIMMALDVALG from the coding sequence ATGGATTGGTTCTATAATCTTGGTCCTGTTGTACAGGCTTTGATCGGTACATTGTTTACATGGATGATGACAGCAGCAGGAGCTGCATTAGTATTTTTTTTCAACACCTTGAACAAAAAGATCTTAAACGGAATGCTTGGATTCGCGGCGGGAGTAATGATAGCAGCAAGTTATTGGTCTCTTTTGGCACCTGCTATTGCACTCTCCGAAGAACTAGGAGGAATTCCTTGGATCCCTGCAGTAGTGGGATTTTTATTAGGTGGATTATTCCTTTGGGTATTAGATCGTACCTTACCTCACCTGCATAGCAATTTAGACATTTCGCAAGCCGAAGGAATGAAAACCAGTTGGAGACGTACTACTCTTCTTATTTCTTCTATTACACTACACAATATTCCAGAAGGTTTAGCAGTTGGTGTTGCATTTGGAGCAGCCAGTGCAGGATTAGAAGGTTACTCTATTGGGAGTGCTATTGCATTAGCTATTGGAATTGGAATCCAAAATTTCCCGGAAGGTGCAGCAGTTTCCGTACCTCTTCGCCGTGAAAACTGGACCCACAGAAAAAGTTTCATGTATGGACAATTATCTGGTGTTGTTGAACCCATTGCAGGGATTTTAGGTGCATTATTAGCTATAGCATTACGTCCTACTCTTCCTTATGCATTATCTTTCGCTGCTGGTGCTATGATTTATGTTGTCATCGAAGAACTGATTCCTGAAGCGCAAAGCAGCAAAGATACAGACAGTGCAACTTACGGGGCAATGATAGGATTTGCTATCATGATGGCCTTAGATGTTGCATTAGGATAA
- a CDS encoding rod shape-determining protein has protein sequence MGLFSGIRDVFINDIAIDLGTANTLIYVRGRGIELSEPSVVALQTSTGKVIAVGREAKKMLGKTPGDILAVRPMQDGVIADFEVVGKMMKYFVAKSQPHKKLVYPRVVMGVPSGVTEVERRAVREAAEQAGATKIYLIEESRAAALGAGIPVEEPAGHMVVDIGGGTTEVSVLSLGGIVITNSIRVGGDKFDEAIISHLKKYHNLVVGERTAEEVKIKIGSAYPLKTVEHIEIKGRDAISGLPRTLKIDSVEVRESLQDVVNQVLDVIRLTLDQTPPELASDIIDRGIVMTGGGALLRGLTKFIAKNTGVPSFLADQPLTCVVMGCGKFLENIKYYETPYSV, from the coding sequence ATGGGCTTATTTTCGGGAATACGTGATGTTTTTATCAATGATATTGCAATAGATTTAGGAACAGCAAATACTCTTATCTATGTGCGTGGTAGAGGAATAGAATTGTCCGAACCATCGGTAGTTGCTCTTCAAACAAGTACAGGAAAGGTAATAGCAGTAGGACGTGAAGCAAAAAAAATGCTTGGAAAAACTCCTGGTGATATTTTAGCTGTGCGTCCTATGCAGGATGGTGTTATTGCTGATTTTGAAGTAGTTGGGAAAATGATGAAATATTTTGTTGCTAAGAGCCAACCTCATAAAAAGTTAGTATATCCACGTGTTGTAATGGGAGTTCCTTCTGGAGTTACGGAAGTTGAGCGTCGTGCTGTTCGTGAAGCAGCAGAGCAAGCTGGTGCTACTAAGATTTATCTTATTGAGGAATCGCGAGCAGCAGCTTTAGGTGCCGGTATTCCTGTAGAAGAGCCAGCTGGACATATGGTTGTAGATATTGGAGGCGGGACAACTGAAGTTTCTGTATTATCGCTTGGAGGTATTGTTATTACCAATTCTATCAGAGTAGGGGGTGATAAATTTGATGAAGCTATTATTTCTCATTTGAAAAAATATCATAATTTAGTTGTCGGCGAGCGTACTGCTGAAGAAGTTAAAATTAAAATAGGATCAGCCTATCCTCTCAAAACAGTAGAACATATTGAAATAAAAGGAAGAGATGCTATTTCAGGTTTGCCCCGCACTTTGAAAATTGATAGTGTGGAAGTGCGTGAATCTTTACAAGATGTAGTAAACCAAGTATTAGACGTTATTCGTCTAACTCTCGACCAGACTCCTCCAGAATTAGCATCTGATATTATTGATCGCGGTATTGTAATGACAGGTGGAGGAGCTCTGTTACGAGGTTTAACAAAATTTATTGCTAAAAATACGGGCGTTCCTTCGTTTCTTGCTGATCAACCATTGACATGTGTTGTTATGGGGTGTGGTAAATTTCTTGAAAATATTAAATATTATGAAACCCCTTATTCTGTATAG